A window of Ignatzschineria indica genomic DNA:
TTCTGGAATCTGAATCTCTTCAGGAGAGAAGGGCTTTTGCTTCTCAAGCTCCCGCGCTAATGCTCGCTCTTCTTGTGCGATGCGTCGCGCCTCTTTCTCTGCTGCTTTTTTTTCTGCATGATGGGCAAAAAAGAGGGAGATCGCGATCACTGCAGCAACAATGATCACATAGACAATGAACTCCCCTCGAGTGGGAGTTCTACGGAAGAAGCGGAGAAAAGATTTAACTCTTCTCCATTGTCCTTTTATCTGTACTTGATCTATTTTTGGCATACTTTGCGCATCACTTAGGATTGAAGTTACAACGTTATATTACATCTTTATTATTACATCTTTGTTGGTGCCGAGAGACCTAATAGTGTTAATCCATTTGCAAGAACTTGTTTCGCAGCCATCAAGAGATAGAGCTTGGCATCTTGTAGCCCTTTTTCTGACTCATTATCAGTTAAGATACGAATGGCATTTCCAGATTCATCTTTTGCATTGTAATAGCTATGAACATCTGCCGCGAGCTCTTGGAGATAATTTGCGATCAGATGAGGTGCTCGATTTCTACCGGCAGTTGCAACCATCTCTCCAAAGCTAGAAAGGGTACGCATTAAGCGATATTCAGCGGTAGCTGTTAGTAGAGAGAGATGTTTTGCCGCAAATTCTGCATCAAAATTGTGATCGCGCTTCTCTCTTTCTGCCAAGATTGAGCAGATACGAGCATGTGCATATTGAATATAGTAGACCGGATTATCGCTCGACTGAGAGAGCGCAAGATCGATATCAAATTGAAGTTGAGAATCAGGATTACGTGCCGCTAAGAAGTAGCGCGTTGCATCTTTTCCGACCTCATCGATCAGATCACGTAATGTGACGTAAGATCCAGCACGTTTGGAGATTTTTACCTCTTTGCCATCTCTCAATACCATCACCATTTGGTGAAGGATATATTCCGGCCATCCTTGAGGAATACCGATATCAAGTGCTTGAAGCCCCGCTCTTACACGGGAGATTGTGCCGTGATGATCTGCGCCTTGTTCATTAATGACAAAGCGAAAGCCACGTTCCCATTTTTTCTCATGGTAAGCAACATCAGGGACAAAATAGGTATATCCACCCTCTTTTTTACGCATAACGCGATCTTTATCATCGCCATATTCTGTTGTCTTTAACCAGAGCGCGCCCTCTTCCTCATAAGTGACCCCTTTCTCAATTAATCGCTCAACAACGCGATCAACAGAGCCATCTTTATAGAGAGAGGACTCTAGGTAGTAGACATCGAAA
This region includes:
- the argS gene encoding arginine--tRNA ligase, whose protein sequence is MKQIPIRIIKQALQQVAENEQVEIDLALADKSVERTRDLSHGDFASNIAMMSARAFKSNPRALAEKIVDAIGEQPEIEKIEIAGPGFLNFTFKPDVYHHELQNVLTKRAQYGHNESGDREKVQIEFVSANPTGPLHVGHGRGAAVGDSIARLLEANGFDVTREFYYNDAGAQIDNLAASVKARIDGKTPEDKGWPEDGYRGEYIIDIAKSYLAKESVAADDREITASGDPEDLENIRNFAVAYLRREQDLDLKAFDINFDVYYLESSLYKDGSVDRVVERLIEKGVTYEEEGALWLKTTEYGDDKDRVMRKKEGGYTYFVPDVAYHEKKWERGFRFVINEQGADHHGTISRVRAGLQALDIGIPQGWPEYILHQMVMVLRDGKEVKISKRAGSYVTLRDLIDEVGKDATRYFLAARNPDSQLQFDIDLALSQSSDNPVYYIQYAHARICSILAEREKRDHNFDAEFAAKHLSLLTATAEYRLMRTLSSFGEMVATAGRNRAPHLIANYLQELAADVHSYYNAKDESGNAIRILTDNESEKGLQDAKLYLLMAAKQVLANGLTLLGLSAPTKM